Genomic segment of Bacteroidota bacterium:
CCTGTGCGCGTGATCGGGATGGCTGCGGATTCGACGGGATGAAGGAGTTTGGCAATCCCAAAGTCTAATAGTTTTGCTTTTGGTCCGTTGCTGGTTTCTTCAACGAGAATATTGGAAGGTTTAAGATCGCGATGCAGCACCAGGTTTTCGTGGGCGTACTGTACTGCCTGACATACCTGTATAAAAAGTTGTAAGCGTGCATCAACGGATAAGGTATGCGCATTGCAGTATTGATCGATGGGTACCCCCTCAACGTATTCCATGACGAGGTAGGGGCGTTGGCCAGTACTGCTGAGGGCGTCGGGCGCGAAGCCGGCGTCAATCAGTCGGGCTATTCCCGGGTGGTTCAGATGTCTTAGGATGTGCTGCTCCTGTTCAAACCGGGAGACGAGCCGCTGTTGGTCGAGCAGTTTTAGCGCCAGCGGTTTTGCCAGTGCGCCATCTTCCTGCTCCACCAGAAATACAGTACCCATACCGCCCTGTCCGAGTCGGTCCAGCAATCGGTAGACGCCAATGGATACCGGCATTTCCTCTGTATAAAACGCTGTAAATACGGTTTCCAGCGTGATCGGCGTATCGAGGAAGGGACTAGTATCTGCTTCACTTTGCAAGAGCGACTGCACTTCCTCAAGCATAGCTGTATCGCCCTGACAGGTTTCTTCGAGGTAAGCGCCCCTTGCTTCTTCATGCAATGCAAGCGCCGTCTCAAACGTCTCACGGATATGTGCCCAGCGCTCAGGCGTCATGAGAACGATCGGTGGAATTGTCAGCTGTCAGTTCGCGCCGCAGCCAGGTACGCGCGGTACGCCAATCCCGTTTTACGGTGGCAGATGAAATTTCTAACGCTGTGGCGGTTTCTTCAACAGTCATCCCGCCGAAGTACCGGCATTCCACGACGCGACAGAGGCGTTGGTCGAGCACTTCAAGCCGGCCCATGGCCTGGTCCAGTGCCAACAACTCGTCAACTGGCTGATCAGCCAGCACGGCACCGGCTTCGAGTGATACGTTGGGCATTCCTCCACCTCGCTTGACGCTGTTTCTGCGGCGGGCATACCAGATCAGCAGCCTGCGCATCACGCGGGAAGCTATGGCAAAAAAGTGTGTGCGGTTGTTGATGGCAACCGGGTCACCGCCGGCAAGGTTGAGATAGGCTTCATGGACGAGATCGGTGGTGTTCAGGGTATGATCTTGCCGTTCTCGATTGAGGTGTTTATGCGCGAGCCGGCGGAGTTCATCGTACACGCTGGGCATAAGCGCATCCAGCGCTTGCTCATCTCCCTGCCGCCAGGCGACCAATAACCGGGTTACTTCACCATCACCCATGTGTTACACGATCAAATTTACTGATAATACCCAAGGTAAAAAATAAATCTTGGGAATCGATGATCCCTTTTGCAAAAGCATTGCACATCTACCGGAGGGCATGGGCTAAAAACTTTTAGTGGAGCACTTTGCTCCCAAAGCCCGCTGTCAGAACAATTCTTAGCTAGATTCTGGAGACATCATGAACAAAGTATTGCTAACCGCGATTTTGGCGATTATTGCTTTTTGCTCGCCGGCGTATGCACAAATCTCTTTCACTGAAACGGATTTTCAACCTGTGATCGGACAGGTTCGAAATACAGAAACGTTTACTGCTTCACCCACGCCTTTTCTCGGGGAATCGAATGCTATTCAAGCACTTGCGGCGCAAGTCGGAGCCAATCAGGTATACGACTTGACACCTTTTACGTACGACCTACCAGACGCGGCAACCACGGAGGTGCTGGCTTTTAGTCCAGCCGGTCCAGGGGGGAATGTCGCTGCATATGCTGGCGCTGATTACATTGAGTTTGCCGCCATGGCATCAAATCCGAGTTTCCCGGCTGATGGCTACGGCTTCTACAGCGTGACCAGTAGCGCGCTTAATTTTCATGGTACGCTTGTCACCGGCTTTACGCAAATCGAAAATGTCCCACCGGAGGTGCTTTACGAATTGCCAATGACTTTTGGCGATACCTGGACGTCTACGCACACCGAGACCATCACTTCGCCCAATGGCAACTTCGTTCAGTCGGTGACCATGACCCAGACGGTTGATGGATGGGGG
This window contains:
- a CDS encoding sigma-70 family RNA polymerase sigma factor, whose product is MGDGEVTRLLVAWRQGDEQALDALMPSVYDELRRLAHKHLNRERQDHTLNTTDLVHEAYLNLAGGDPVAINNRTHFFAIASRVMRRLLIWYARRRNSVKRGGGMPNVSLEAGAVLADQPVDELLALDQAMGRLEVLDQRLCRVVECRYFGGMTVEETATALEISSATVKRDWRTARTWLRRELTADNSTDRSHDA